The proteins below are encoded in one region of Qingshengfaniella alkalisoli:
- a CDS encoding glycosyltransferase family 2 protein, translated as MTEERVHIEICVCTFRRPILRQTLDSLARQELPEGVTISVLVIDNDVSPSARTVVERAEHDVVPMRYVHCPGANISIARNGALDHAQGRFLAFIDDDEVASPNWIAALWTEMRRSGAQAVLGPVDAVYGDDAPQWMRRSAIHSTRPVWVDGKIRTGYTCNALLDRDWPAIRDLRFEPGLGRTGGEDTAYFTSIAKAGGDIVYAEDALVREDVPSERQKVGWLLRRRYRMGQTHGRLKRRSGTLLKLPADIGLAGVKLLYCLAAAGFGAYDATRRNQAMLRGVLHAGVIAGLAGARELELYGAEPAGKQV; from the coding sequence ATGACGGAAGAGAGGGTTCATATCGAGATATGTGTTTGTACCTTTCGCAGGCCCATTCTCCGCCAAACTCTTGATTCACTGGCGCGACAGGAGTTGCCCGAAGGTGTCACGATCTCGGTTCTCGTGATCGATAATGACGTCTCTCCGTCCGCGCGCACCGTCGTTGAAAGGGCAGAGCACGATGTAGTGCCTATGCGCTACGTTCATTGTCCGGGCGCGAACATTTCGATCGCTCGAAACGGGGCTCTCGATCACGCACAGGGCAGGTTTCTGGCATTCATCGACGATGACGAAGTCGCAAGCCCAAATTGGATTGCAGCGCTTTGGACCGAGATGCGGCGCAGTGGAGCGCAGGCTGTTCTCGGGCCGGTTGATGCCGTCTATGGCGATGATGCGCCACAATGGATGCGGCGTTCGGCAATACATTCCACCCGCCCGGTCTGGGTCGATGGCAAAATCAGAACCGGCTATACGTGCAACGCTTTGCTGGATCGCGACTGGCCTGCGATCCGCGATCTGCGCTTCGAACCCGGCCTGGGACGTACGGGAGGGGAAGATACCGCGTATTTTACCTCTATCGCGAAAGCCGGTGGTGACATCGTCTATGCCGAAGATGCCTTGGTGCGCGAGGATGTTCCTTCAGAGCGTCAGAAAGTCGGCTGGTTGTTGCGTCGCCGTTACCGGATGGGACAGACACATGGGCGGTTGAAGCGGAGGTCCGGTACACTGCTGAAGCTACCTGCCGATATTGGATTGGCCGGAGTAAAGCTGCTCTACTGCCTCGCCGCGGCAGGCTTTGGTGCGTATGACGCGACCAGACGCAACCAGGCGATGCTTCGCGGTGTTCTCCACGCGGGCGTGATTGCCGGGTTGGCAGGCGCACGCGAACTGGAACTTTACGGGGCCGAACCGGCCGGGAAGCAGGTCTAG
- a CDS encoding glycosyltransferase family 2 protein has product MPTPQDQRRGQKRNALIVVPCLNEAQHIAQLLEQLTRTLDRVGGRIVVVDGGSTDGTKEIVSQFVTSNPRVTLLHNPDRIQSAGINLAVSCAGENASHLFRIDAHCGYPDDYCDRLMAEMDRTGADSIVVSMIAEGEAIIQQVNAAAQNAPVGNGGSSHRMRTEGQFVDHGHHALMRLSAFRAVGGYDPAFTHNEDAELDFRLRERGYRIWLTPDPAIVYFPRSTFKALARQYCNYGRGRAGTFLKHAIVPRLRQTKVMAVLPALLLALFSSVHWVFALPALLWLAVTLGAGLGMAIRERRPKLVLVGVSAMVMHVSWSYGFWRKLLEHILGMDGSSLKAAR; this is encoded by the coding sequence ATGCCAACGCCGCAGGATCAGAGGCGCGGACAGAAACGGAACGCATTGATTGTCGTTCCTTGCCTGAACGAAGCGCAGCACATAGCACAGCTGCTAGAACAATTGACTCGTACTTTGGATCGCGTCGGGGGCCGGATCGTTGTCGTTGATGGAGGAAGCACTGACGGCACAAAAGAGATCGTCTCACAGTTTGTGACAAGTAATCCTCGCGTCACACTGCTGCATAACCCGGATCGTATTCAAAGCGCGGGGATTAACCTGGCAGTGTCATGCGCGGGAGAAAACGCGTCTCACCTGTTTCGGATTGATGCGCATTGCGGCTATCCCGACGATTATTGCGACCGGTTGATGGCGGAAATGGATAGGACTGGTGCCGATAGCATCGTTGTCAGCATGATTGCGGAGGGGGAAGCTATCATCCAGCAAGTCAATGCTGCTGCTCAGAATGCTCCTGTAGGCAACGGGGGATCGAGCCACCGTATGCGGACCGAGGGCCAGTTCGTCGACCATGGGCATCATGCGTTGATGCGGTTGTCGGCCTTCCGGGCGGTTGGTGGCTACGATCCGGCATTCACCCATAACGAAGACGCGGAACTTGACTTCCGTCTGCGTGAGCGAGGATACCGGATTTGGCTGACACCCGATCCTGCAATTGTCTATTTTCCACGGTCCACGTTCAAGGCTTTGGCGCGCCAGTATTGTAATTACGGTCGTGGTCGTGCGGGCACATTCCTGAAACATGCGATTGTGCCGCGTCTGCGCCAAACGAAGGTGATGGCGGTTCTTCCCGCTTTGTTGCTGGCATTGTTTTCCAGCGTACATTGGGTCTTCGCCTTGCCAGCGCTGCTGTGGTTGGCTGTGACGCTCGGTGCGGGCCTGGGCATGGCTATTCGCGAGCGACGACCAAAGTTGGTTCTGGTGGGCGTGTCAGCCATGGTTATGCATGTTTCATGGTCGTATGGCTTCTGGCGTAAACTGCTGGAACATATTCTTGGCATGGACGGCAGTTCCCTGAAGGCAGCACGATGA
- a CDS encoding cation:proton antiporter, translating into MDIVLVTTILASLFLVIGMAEPLAARFRLPYSVILAMLGILIGVSATFFLRTELTDALNPVAAAILGLPIRSNVFLYVFLPTLLFQTTLGMNLRRMLDDWVPILVLAVVAVVVATLSVGYALSWASALPLAACLLIGAIVSTTDPSAVVSIFRSISAPRRLARIIEGESLLNDAAAIALFGLFMGFVMLGVPDPNLGDALAQFPVLIAGGALMGWLAARIAVWVMAFFARFERAQISISVALPYLAYIGAEQMIGASGVIAVVVAGMTLNLAGPGRLPPQCWTNLREVWDLLAHWAGALIFILAALLIPRLLEEVRLTDFVLMGVVILAAIAARVVILFGLLPLLTLLRASPAVERPYRVAILWGGLRGAVTLALALAVTESFRVPVEVKRVVGILATGFTLFTLMVQGTTLRWVIARLGLDQLSPIDRALSRQVVAVALQTVREDVARTTENYELSHDIVRAEAKRFGERLDAAVKTAEDSADILDRDRITLGLIALAGHERDTILARVRERTISASMAERVLSHADRLIEGARIGGRSDYQRVARRSVAYDRAFRAAVVLHSRLGLSAPLARMTADRFERLLTERLILRDLGRFIDGRIRRIHGRRVADLLHELLARRVEAVETTLEGLRLQYPGYAEELERRFIRRTALRLEEREYTTMREDGLIGAEVHTALMQDVAARRAAAERRPPLDIAPQRAQLVRQFPLFADLEDAALKRLGRALKTRYVNAGDVIIRKESAAKSVFFIASGAVELESAGQIWRLGRGEMFGQMAILMERPRRAEVRAIAPSTLLVLDEERFRRLLKRSKALRQAVRTSAEKRGIDPDALFSDTPNVA; encoded by the coding sequence ATGGACATTGTTCTCGTAACGACCATCCTCGCATCGCTTTTCCTGGTCATCGGCATGGCAGAACCGCTGGCCGCGCGGTTTCGTCTGCCCTATTCCGTGATCCTCGCGATGCTCGGCATCCTGATCGGTGTGAGCGCGACCTTCTTCCTGCGTACCGAACTGACCGATGCCCTGAACCCGGTGGCCGCGGCGATTCTGGGTCTGCCGATCCGGTCCAATGTGTTCCTCTACGTCTTTCTGCCCACGCTACTGTTCCAGACGACGCTGGGGATGAACCTGCGCCGGATGTTGGACGATTGGGTGCCGATCCTTGTGCTGGCTGTCGTGGCGGTAGTCGTGGCCACGCTGAGCGTCGGCTACGCTTTGTCATGGGCAAGCGCCCTGCCGCTGGCGGCGTGTCTGCTGATCGGCGCTATTGTATCCACGACCGATCCCTCGGCGGTGGTGTCGATCTTCCGGTCGATCTCGGCCCCGCGTCGGCTTGCGCGGATCATCGAGGGCGAAAGCCTGCTGAACGATGCAGCAGCCATCGCGCTTTTCGGACTGTTCATGGGCTTCGTGATGCTGGGCGTGCCGGACCCGAACCTCGGCGACGCACTGGCACAGTTCCCGGTGCTGATCGCGGGGGGCGCGCTGATGGGCTGGCTGGCAGCGCGGATCGCCGTCTGGGTCATGGCGTTCTTTGCCCGCTTCGAGCGGGCGCAGATCTCGATCTCGGTGGCGCTGCCCTACCTGGCCTATATCGGCGCGGAACAGATGATCGGCGCCTCGGGCGTGATCGCGGTCGTGGTGGCGGGCATGACCCTGAACCTGGCCGGGCCGGGGCGCCTGCCGCCGCAATGCTGGACCAACCTGCGCGAGGTCTGGGACCTGCTGGCACATTGGGCAGGGGCGCTGATCTTTATCCTCGCAGCACTCCTGATCCCGCGGCTGCTGGAAGAAGTGCGCCTGACCGATTTCGTTCTGATGGGCGTGGTGATCCTCGCCGCCATCGCGGCGCGGGTGGTGATCCTCTTCGGCCTGCTGCCCCTGCTCACACTCCTGCGCGCCTCGCCCGCGGTCGAGCGGCCCTATCGCGTCGCGATCCTCTGGGGCGGCCTGCGCGGCGCGGTCACGTTGGCCCTGGCCCTTGCGGTGACCGAAAGCTTCCGGGTGCCGGTCGAGGTCAAGCGCGTGGTCGGCATCCTTGCCACGGGCTTCACGCTCTTCACGCTGATGGTACAGGGCACGACGCTGCGCTGGGTGATTGCCCGGCTCGGCCTAGACCAGTTGTCTCCGATCGACCGGGCGCTGTCGCGGCAGGTCGTGGCTGTCGCCCTCCAGACAGTGCGCGAGGACGTGGCGCGGACCACTGAGAATTACGAGTTGTCCCACGACATCGTGCGCGCCGAGGCGAAGCGCTTCGGCGAGCGGCTGGATGCTGCGGTGAAGACCGCCGAGGACAGCGCCGACATCCTCGACCGTGACCGGATTACGCTGGGGCTGATCGCGCTGGCCGGGCACGAACGTGATACAATCCTGGCCCGTGTCCGGGAGCGAACGATTTCGGCCAGCATGGCCGAGCGGGTTCTTTCGCATGCTGACCGGCTGATCGAGGGCGCGCGGATCGGCGGGCGCAGCGATTATCAGCGCGTTGCGCGGCGCAGCGTCGCCTACGACCGCGCCTTCCGCGCGGCGGTGGTGCTGCACAGCCGACTAGGCCTGTCGGCGCCGCTGGCACGTATGACCGCCGACCGGTTCGAGCGTCTGCTGACAGAGCGTCTGATCCTGCGCGACCTGGGCCGCTTCATCGACGGCCGCATCCGCCGTATCCACGGCCGGCGGGTGGCAGACCTGCTACACGAGTTGCTGGCGCGCCGGGTTGAGGCGGTGGAGACGACGCTAGAGGGGCTACGCCTGCAATATCCCGGCTATGCCGAGGAACTCGAACGCCGTTTCATCCGGCGCACGGCGCTGCGACTCGAGGAAAGGGAATATACCACCATGCGCGAGGACGGATTGATCGGCGCAGAGGTTCATACCGCGCTCATGCAGGACGTCGCCGCCCGTCGGGCCGCCGCAGAGCGGCGCCCACCCCTCGATATTGCACCCCAGCGGGCGCAGCTCGTCCGGCAGTTTCCGCTCTTCGCGGATCTCGAAGACGCCGCGCTGAAGCGGCTGGGACGGGCGCTCAAGACGCGCTACGTCAACGCTGGCGACGTCATCATCCGCAAGGAAAGCGCTGCGAAGAGCGTGTTCTTCATCGCATCAGGCGCTGTAGAACTGGAGAGTGCAGGCCAGATCTGGCGGTTGGGTCGTGGCGAAATGTTCGGCCAGATGGCGATCCTGATGGAGCGGCCCAGGCGGGCAGAGGTGCGCGCCATCGCGCCCTCGACCCTGCTGGTGCTCGACGAGGAACGGTTCCGACGCTTGCTCAAGCGGAGCAAGGCGTTGCGGCAAGCGGTGCGCACGAGCGCCGAAAAGCGCGGAATAGATCCGGATGCGCTGTTCTCCGACACCCCGAATGTCGCGTGA
- a CDS encoding hemolysin family protein encodes MYLEIAIVILLTLINGLLAMSELAIVSARPARLKLMADKGSKGAATAIRLAEDPGRFLSSVQIGITLVGILAGAFSGATLGARLAASLIEAGMPPAYAQPVGVGSVVVAITYLSLIVGELVPKQIALRAPEQVAARVAPTMRIIARVAAPLVWVLDRSGKLVLALLGQSGNQSRGVSDEEVRLIVAEAESSGAMDQAESQMIAGVMRVADRTARGLMTPRHEVETLDASSDKAELLQRLHDLSRSRLPVWEGDVDNITGVLTTRDILAPALMNEPFDLRALLREAPVVRDGQSALDVVDRLRTAPAHMVLVYDEYGHFEGIITPMDVLEAIAGEFPDSATDEPKAVTRADGTYLIAGWMPVDEFADLLSLEIDADRDFETVAGLVLEKVGHLPEVGQRLELQGWTVEVADLDGRRIDKLLVGRAD; translated from the coding sequence ATGTACCTCGAGATTGCGATCGTCATTCTGCTGACGCTGATCAATGGCCTTCTGGCGATGTCCGAACTGGCCATCGTCTCGGCCCGGCCCGCGCGGCTGAAACTTATGGCCGACAAGGGCAGTAAGGGGGCCGCGACCGCCATCAGGCTGGCCGAAGATCCCGGCCGATTCCTGTCCAGCGTGCAGATCGGCATCACGCTGGTTGGCATCCTCGCGGGCGCCTTTTCCGGCGCGACGCTGGGTGCGCGTCTGGCGGCGAGCCTGATCGAGGCTGGCATGCCGCCAGCCTATGCACAGCCGGTCGGAGTTGGGTCGGTGGTGGTGGCGATCACCTACCTGTCGCTGATCGTGGGCGAATTGGTTCCCAAGCAGATCGCCCTGCGTGCGCCGGAACAGGTCGCCGCGCGCGTCGCCCCGACGATGCGGATCATCGCTCGCGTCGCAGCCCCGCTGGTCTGGGTGCTCGACCGGTCGGGCAAGCTGGTGCTGGCCCTGCTTGGCCAGTCGGGCAACCAATCACGCGGGGTGAGCGACGAGGAGGTCCGGCTGATCGTTGCCGAGGCGGAAAGCTCTGGCGCCATGGACCAGGCCGAGAGCCAGATGATCGCCGGCGTGATGCGGGTCGCCGACCGAACCGCGCGGGGGCTGATGACGCCGCGGCATGAGGTCGAGACGCTCGATGCCAGCAGCGACAAGGCGGAACTCCTGCAGCGCCTGCACGACCTCAGCCGGTCCCGGTTGCCAGTCTGGGAAGGGGACGTCGACAACATCACCGGCGTTCTGACCACCCGCGACATCCTTGCCCCCGCGCTGATGAACGAGCCGTTCGATCTGCGGGCCCTGCTGCGCGAGGCGCCGGTGGTCCGGGACGGGCAAAGCGCGCTAGACGTCGTGGATCGCCTGCGGACGGCACCGGCGCACATGGTGCTGGTCTATGACGAGTACGGGCATTTCGAGGGGATCATCACCCCGATGGACGTGCTGGAAGCTATCGCAGGCGAGTTTCCGGACAGCGCCACCGACGAACCCAAGGCCGTGACACGGGCCGATGGAACCTACTTGATCGCAGGCTGGATGCCGGTGGACGAGTTTGCCGACCTGCTGTCGCTGGAGATCGACGCAGACCGCGACTTCGAGACGGTTGCTGGTTTGGTCCTTGAGAAAGTCGGACATCTGCCCGAGGTCGGACAGAGACTGGAACTGCAGGGATGGACGGTCGAAGTCGCCGATCTGGATGGACGGCGCATCGACAAGCTTCTGGTTGGCCGAGCAGACTAG
- a CDS encoding sodium:calcium antiporter gives MLARNEGPIAAPEKFFHLECVEQASQTAAADAAWPGVPDIALGSIIGSNVVNILLIIGLSALIWPIKVMGATLRRDTAVMMTAAVVLAPVFAMGQLGRLSGQILVAGLATYLIWAYRQPSGMEAVGVGIPAPALALVSTLWIIGGLVALMVGARFLVDGAVSIAHGYGISETLIGLTIVAVGTSLPELTTSLIAAFRRQSEIAIDDIVGSNIFNVLGILGVTASIPVASRFLTFDLPVMIAVSLILTALLLTRPVIGRGIGLAMLAGYVAYVWTAQG, from the coding sequence ATGCTCGCGCGCAACGAAGGGCCGATCGCCGCGCCCGAGAAATTCTTCCACCTCGAATGCGTCGAGCAGGCATCCCAGACGGCGGCGGCGGATGCCGCTTGGCCTGGCGTGCCCGATATCGCGCTCGGCAGCATCATCGGCTCGAACGTCGTCAACATCCTGCTCATCATTGGCCTGTCCGCGCTGATCTGGCCGATCAAGGTCATGGGGGCGACGCTGCGCCGCGACACGGCCGTGATGATGACCGCAGCGGTGGTTCTGGCGCCGGTCTTTGCCATGGGACAGTTGGGGCGTCTCTCGGGCCAGATCCTGGTGGCGGGTCTGGCCACTTACCTGATCTGGGCCTACCGCCAACCCAGCGGCATGGAAGCCGTGGGCGTCGGCATTCCTGCTCCGGCCTTGGCGCTCGTGTCGACCCTGTGGATCATCGGTGGCCTTGTCGCCCTCATGGTCGGCGCTCGTTTCCTTGTTGATGGCGCGGTCAGCATCGCGCACGGCTATGGGATTTCGGAAACGCTCATCGGCCTGACCATCGTTGCCGTCGGCACATCGCTGCCGGAACTGACGACATCGCTGATCGCCGCCTTCCGCCGCCAGTCCGAGATCGCCATCGATGACATCGTCGGATCGAACATCTTCAACGTGCTGGGCATCCTAGGTGTGACCGCGTCGATCCCGGTGGCGTCGCGGTTCCTGACCTTCGATCTGCCCGTGATGATCGCCGTTTCGCTGATCCTGACAGCACTGCTGCTGACCCGCCCGGTGATTGGGCGCGGGATCGGCCTGGCGATGCTGGCGGGCTATGTCGCCTACGTCTGGACCGCCCAGGGATGA